A stretch of the Nicotiana tabacum cultivar K326 chromosome 6, ASM71507v2, whole genome shotgun sequence genome encodes the following:
- the LOC107807263 gene encoding protein Dr1 homolog — MDPMDIVGKTKEDASLPKATMTKIIKEMLPPDVRVARDAQDLLIECCVEFINLISSESNEVCNREDKRTIAPEHVLKALEVLGFGEYIEEVYAAYEQHKLETVDTVRAGKCSNVAEMTEEEALAAQQRMFAEARARMNRVVAAPPKQQDSEAEQKLDSQL; from the exons ATGGATCCAATGGATATCGTTGGTAAAACAAAGGAGGATGCTTCGCTTCCCAAAG CAACTATGACAAAGATTATTAAAGAGATGTTGCCTCCTGATGTCCGGGTTGCCCGAGATGCTCAGGATCTTTTGATTGAATGTTGTGTAG AGTTCATCAATCTTATCTCATCAGAATCAAATGAAGTTTGTAATAGAGAAGATAAACGAACAATTGCACCAGAGCATGTACTCAAGGCTTTAGAG GTTCTTGGCTTTGGGGAATATATTGAAGAAGTTTATGCTGCATATGAACAACACAAACTGGAGACTGTG GACACTGTGAGAGCTGGGAAGTGTAGCAATGTAGCTGAAATGACTGAAGAAGAAGCGTTGGCTGCGCAACAGAGGATGTTTGCTGAAGCACGTGCGAGGATGAATAGAGTTGTTGCAGCTCCGCCCAAACAACAAGACTCAGAAGCAGAGCAAAAATTGGATAGCCAACTTTAG
- the LOC107807262 gene encoding protein MIZU-KUSSEI 1: MKTIMAKSFQDLSSKRQFHWTAKVSNEEEQDEIAHKDPSSKPSSDINRNEQGKTENIKSSTLNAIHENKTEENQLKQESASASATRRKLQTIAVARLKSVLTSLGRNRGNLQQGLGTRVVGTLFGHKRGHVHFAFQKDSTSQPAFLVELATPISGLVQEMASGLVRIALECDKEEEKKATRLTDEPIWRTYCNGKKCGFANRRECGPKELQILKAVEPISMGAGVLPGNGGEESADSGEIMYMRAKFERVIGSRDSEAFYMMNPDSNGAPELSVYLLRV, encoded by the coding sequence aTGAAGACAATCATGGCTAAGAGTTTCCAAGACTTGTCTTCTAAGAGGCAGTTCCACTGGACAGCTAAAGTCAGCAATGAAGAAGAACAAGATGAAATAGCACATAAAGATCCATCCTCAAAGCCCTCCTCAGACATCAACAGAAATGAACAAGGGAAAACAGAGAATATAAAGTCTTCTACTTTGAACGCTATACATGAAAACAAGACAGAGGAAAACCAGTTAAAACAAGaatcagcttcagcttcagcaacaAGGAGGAAGCTGCAAACTATAGCAGTGGCCAGGCTAAAATCTGTTCTAACTTCACTCGGACGAAACAGAGGAAACTTACAACAAGGTCTTGGAACCAGAGTTGTAGGTACCCTATTTGGTCACAAGCGTGGACATGTACATTTTGCATTTCAGAAAGATTCCACTTCACAACCAGCTTTCTTAGTTGAGTTAGCCACTCCTATAAGTGGATTAGTCCAAGAAATGGCGTCCGGGTTAGTTCGAATTGCATTGGAATGTGACAAAGAGGAAGAGAAGAAAGCAACTAGACTCACAGATGAGCCTATATGGAGAACTTACTGCAATGGAAAAAAATGTGGTTTTGCCAACAGAAGGGAATGTGGGCCAAAAGAATTACAGATTCTAAAAGCAGTTGAGCCAATATCAATGGGAGCTGGTGTTTTGCCAGGGAATGGAGGAGAAGAGAGTGCTGATTCTGGGGAGATTATGTATATGAGGGCTAAGTTTGAGAGAGTTATTGGGTCTAGAGATTCCGAGGCATTTTACATGATGAATCCTGATAGTAATGGAGCTCCTGAACTTAGTGTCTATTTGCTCAGAGTTTAA